The proteins below come from a single Aegilops tauschii subsp. strangulata cultivar AL8/78 chromosome 6, Aet v6.0, whole genome shotgun sequence genomic window:
- the LOC109775896 gene encoding putative disease resistance protein RGA4 — protein METAIGAAGWLVGKVLNKLSDDLVAAYVASSELGLNSEQINTKLKYMQGLLEAAQSRDVSRNRGLQSLLEDLSKKADEAEDALDELHYFMIQDQLDGTQEAVPELGDDLRGHALHVHHATRSTFGKWLTCFSCTRPKHIDRDAIAVVTNNRGGGLEKLTFNRVAMSHKIKLVIESIHSLCDPVSDLLNKIPNSSTSVTLKRPPTGSTVAQDILYGRKVIFEKTVNALTRGRYDNEALSVLPFVGPGGMGKTTFTQHLYNDERIERHFAVRVWICASTDFDVIKLTRQILSGIPKTEEEEEEEENNRTNETTSLDQLQKSIIRRLKSKRILVVLDDIWKFSSQAAWKNLLAPFTKGEIKGSVVLVTTRFPSIAKMVKTTDPVELHGLDPNDFFAFFEACIFGHSKPRHYEDDLIEVARDIAKKLKGSPLAANTVGRLLKKNLSREYWIGVLEKNEWKNTKNDDDIMPSLKISYDYLPFDLQKCFSYCALFPQGHRFSVLEITQFWIAIGILDPSSPNTKNYLEELVENGFIMKGDDKFGQYYVMHDLLHELSRNVSSQECVNISSLHFRAYEVPQSIRHLSITIEDLYDESFVGEISRLKSRIDIGNLRSLMIFGLQDVRIGNVLKDTFREIKGLRVLFIAMNNPLCLSKSFSNLIHLQYLKISSPFGLEMTLPSTLSRFYHLKFLDLEDWHGSEKLPKDISRLVNLHHLHSSKELHSNIPEVGKMKCLQELKEFNVKKESVGFELRELGELIELGGELSICNLDTVASKTEASGAKLKNKRNLKELRLVWCAEHQTIHDDVLDGLHPPPNLRLLAIINPGVAPVPSWLFSDISTKRLESLHLEGVSWGTLPPFEQLSHLSQLILKNIAGMRVLGPGFGGVTDRSFMYLKAIVLEDMPDLVEWVGGPNGHLFSRFESIKIKDCLFLRSFPFLEFSGHFTNLCRLDVDNCPNLSRFPAMPHTSTLTYARVEEYGRPKLLYDGMKLTVDGFNGSLVFQNMNKVEVLKIRDVANFSLSDLQKQKSLRCLDVKRCNNIFSEELDDSIILHSVQDLRLEELCTTGELFSKMLKCFPALSQLRTTECRRLYLLPVKERGSFQLEEFVVDSISLVLVPFVCRHLAATLHTLEFRWDMEVETFTQWQEQALQLLISLQRLKFGTCNRLRFLPKGLQHLSSLRELVIFSCGKLRSLPHQADLPASLQTLQVLYCSPKLTEKAEKLKETDRYFSALISVTVHQIL, from the exons ATGGAAACGGCTATTGGCGCGGCAGGCTGGCTCGTCGGCAAGGTGCTGAATAAGCTGTCGGATGACTTGGTGGCTGCGTATGTGGCCAGCTCTGAGCTCGGCCTCAACTCTGAGCAGATCAATACCAAGCTCAAGTACATGCAAGGGCTGCTGGAAGCAGCCCAGTCCAGGGATGTGAGCAGAAACCGTGGCCTGCAGAGCTTGCTGGAGGATCTGAGCAAGAAGGCTGATGAGGCTGAGGACGCGCTGGACGAGCTCCACTACTTCATGATCCAAGACCAGTTGGATGGCACCCAGGAGGCTGTCCCGGAGCTGGGTGATGACCTCCGTGGTCATGCTCTCCATGTTCACCATGCTACTCGCTCCACCTTCGGTAAATGGCTGACATGCTTTTCTTGCACACGTCCAAAACATATCGATCGTGATGCTATAGCTGTTGTTACTAATAATCGTGGGGGCGGTCTGGAGAAGTTGACATTCAACAGAGTTGCCATGTCTCACAAAATCAAGTTAGTGATAGAGAGCATACACAGTCTATGTGATCCTGTCTCTGACTTGCTTAACAAAATCCCAAATAGTAGCACATCGGTCACCCTAAAAAGGCCCCCGACGGGTTCAACAGTTGCACAAGATATATTATATGGGAGGAAAGTCATTTTTGAGAAAACTGTAAATGCACTCACCCGTGGCAGATATGACAACGAAGCCCTTTCTGTTCTGCCTTTTGTTGGTCCTGGGGGTATGGGAAAGACAACTTTCACCCAACACTTGTATAATGATGAAAGGATTGAGAGACACTTCGCTGTCAGGGTTTGGATATGTGCCTCAACTGATTTTGATGTGATTAAGCTCACGCGGCAAATCCTTAGCGGCATACCAAAAactgaagaggaagaagaagaagaagaaaataacaGGACAAATGAAACAACCAGTTTAGATCAGCTTCAGAAATCCATTATACGGAGATTGAAGTCCAAAAGGATTTTAGTTGTCCTAGATGATATATGGAAATTCAGCAGTCAAGCTGCTTGGAAAAACCTGTTAGCTCCATTCACGAAGGGGGAAATCAAGGGCAGTGTGGTTCTCGTCACCACTCGATTTCCATCTATAGCAAAAATGGTGAAAACAACTGATCCAGTTGAACTGCATGGCTTGGACCCTAATGACTTCTTCGCATTTTTTGAAGCATGCATATTTGGTCATAGCAAACCCAGGCACTATGAAGATGACTTAATTGAAGTTGCAAGAGATATTGCAAAAAAACTGAAGGGCTCTCCACTAGCAGCCAATACAGTTGGTCGTCTTCTGAAGAAAAACCTTTCTCGGGAATATTGGATAGGAGTTCTTGAAAAGAACGAGTGGAAAAATACAAAAAATGATGACGATATTATGCCATCTCTGAAAATTAGCTACGATTACCTTCCTTTTGATCTGCAAAAATGCTTTTCATATTGTGCCCTCTTCCCTCAAGGTCATAGGTTTTCTGTTTTAGAAATTACTCAGTTTTGGATTGCAATAGGTATCCTAGACCCTAGTTCTCCAAATACTAAGAATTACTTAGAAGAGCTGGTGGAAAATGGTTTTATAATGAAGGGAGATGATAAGTTTGGTCAATACTATGTGATGCATGATTTACTGCATGAACTATCTCGGAATGTGTCATCACAAGAATGTGTCAATATAAGTAGTTTACATTTTAGAGCTTATGAAGTCCCACAATCTATTCGGCACTTATCAATCACCATAGAAGATCTATATGATGAAAGTTTTGTAGGAGAGATAAGTAGATTGAAGAGCAGGATTGATATTGGAAATTTGCGGTCTTTGATGATTTTTGGATTACAAGATGTGAGAATAGGTAATGTTCTGAAAGATACATTTAGAGAAATAAAGGGCTTGAGAGTTTTGTTTATAGCAATGAACAATCCACTATGTTTGTCAAAAAGCTTTTCAAATCTTATCCACCTCCAATACCTTAAAATTAGTTCACCCTTTGGCTTAGAAATGACTTTACCTAGCACATTATCTAGATTTTACCATTTGAAATTCTTGGACCTAGAAGACTGGCATGGTAGTGAAAAATTGCCTAAAGACATCAGCCGCCTTGTGAATTTACACCATTTACATTCTTCTAAAGAACTCCATTCCAATATTCCAGAGGTTGGAAAGATGAAGTGTTTACAGGAGCTAAAAGAGTTCAATGTTAAGAAAGAGAGTGTTGGATTTGAATTGAGAGAGTTGGGGGAACTGATAGAGCTTGGAGGAGAACTCAGCATATGTAATCTTGACACCGTGGCGTCCAAGACTGAAGCAAGTGGTGCCAAACTGAAGAACAAAAGGAATTTGAAAGAGTTGAGATTAGTTTGGTGCGCAGAGCACCAGACTATACATGATGATGTTCTTGATGGTCTTCATCCACCACCTAATCTCAGATTGCTTGCCATCATAAATCCTGGTGTTGCCCCTGTTCCTAGTTGGTTGTTTAGTGACATTAGCACAAAGAGGTTAGAGTCTCTCCATCTAGAGGGTGTATCCTGGGGCACTCTTCCACCTTTTGAGCAACTATCACATCTCAGCCAACTCATTTTGAAGAATATTGCTGGGATGCGTGTCCTTGGGCCAGGCTTTGGTGGGGTTACAGATAGAAGTTTCATGTACCTGAAGGCAATTGTGCTTGAGGACATGCCAGATCTTGTGGAGTGGGTTGGGGGACCTAATGGGCATTTGTTTTCAAGGTTTGAGAGCATCAAAATTAAAGATTGTCTCTTTCTCCGCTCATTTCCCTTCTTGGAGTTCTCTGGCCATTTTACCAACCTGTGTAGGCTTGATGTTGATAATTGCCCTAACTTGTCTCGATTCCCAGCCATGCCTCACACTTCCACACTAACTTATGCTCGCGTGGAAGAATATGGTAGGCCAAAGCTGTTATACGATGGAATGAAATTGACAGTTGATGGGTTTAATGGTTCCTTGGTCTTCCAGAATATGAATAAAGTAGAGGTTCTGAAAATTCGAGATGTAGCAAACTTTTCATTGTCAGACCTCCAAAAGCAAAAGTCCCTGAGATGTCTAGATGTCAAAAGATGCAACAACATATTCTCTGAAGAACTTGATGACAGTATTATCCTCCATTCAGTTCAGGATCTTCGGCTAGAGGAATTATGTACTACCGGAGAATTGTTTTCAAAGATGTTGAAGTGTTTCCCAGCTCTATCCCAGCTTAGAACCACCGAGTGCAGGAGACTATATCTTCTACCTGTGAAGGAGAGAGGTTCATTCCAACTGGAAGAGTTTGTGGTGGATAGCATCTCATTAGTGCTTGTTCCTTTCGTGTGTCGCCACCTTGCTGCTACTCTCCACACATTAGAATTCCGCTGGGATATGGAGGTGGAAACCTTCACGCAATGGCAAGAACAAGCGCTGCAGCTCCTCATCTCCCTCCAACGACTTAAATTTGGAACTTGCAACAGATTACGGTTTCTCCCTAAAGGTCTGCAGCACCTCTCATCTCTCAGGGAATTAGTGATCTTTAGCTGTGGGAAACTCCGTTCGCTGCCGCATCAGGCTGACCTACCTGCTTCACTGCAAACATTACAAGTATTGTATTGCAGTCCCAAGCTAACTGAGAAAGCAGAGAAATTAAAAGAAACAGACCGATATTTTTCGGCACTGATATCTG TGACTGTACATCAAATCCTTTAA
- the LOC120970605 gene encoding putative disease resistance protein RGA4 — translation MEAAIETASWLLSKALAKLSDELVAAFVATSSELGHNFQSMKHWLWHTQGLLHAARIRDMSNNPGPGVQGLLAELSKKADEAEDLLDEICYFMIQDQLDHTSEATIQDPAPNIGDLVRGRARDAHHALRHTIGNWLPYFSNPGSVNSSSNTSRKKQKTNSSSNPHHATNSGGTDDACPIDRLSFDRVDMSNRIKSIIEEMNSTCEHVSDLLKIANQSSTAITTTLTLKRPTTGSTVVQDKLFGRGDIFDKTVTALTGGTYHTETLSILPLVGPGGIGKTTFTQHLYSDEKIMTHFTVKVWVCVSTDFDVLNLTRQILRCVPTTEKEGNKIAIETANLDQLQISIAERLKSTRFLIVLDDIWKCSSEGDWKNLLAPFTKGETKGSMILVTTRFPLVAHMVKTTDPIELHGLEPNDFFTLFEFSIFGHSKPRDYEDDLIGVAKDIAKRLKGSPLAANTIGQLLRKNLSKGYWKGVLEKDEWQHMKNDDDIMPSLKISYDYLPFYLKKCFSYLALFPEDYKFYDIEITRFWIAVGIINSSCQNDKNYLQELVDNGFLMKGFDGFGDQCYVMHDLFHELSRNVSSQECVNISSLCFSADGIPKSIRHLSITIEDIYGESFEEEMGILKRRVDIGNLRTLMIFGLHNARVDNIFKSTFEEIKSLRVLFIGMNTPQSLPNGFSNLIHLQYLNIRSPYIEEMNLPSSLSRFYHLKFLDLVYWHGSKKLPKDINRLVNLQHFHSSRELHSNIPEVGKMKCLQELKEFYVKKGSVGFELRELGELRELGGKLRICNLGMIASKGEASVAKLKNKRNMKKLRLIWGPQHQTIHDDVLDGLEPHPNLLVLHIINPGVAPCPSWLCGDISTKRLESLHLENVSWSTLPPFEQLPHLTKLTLKNIASMHSFGPGNNGVTETSFMHLKTIVFEDMPVLVEWVGEPNSHLYSRLERIKCAGCPLLRSFPFLEYSSRFTNLCELVIHNCPELSQFPSMPHTSTLTSLSVRNATSKLSYNGKEFTIGGYNHDFSFDNMDKVEVMEIRDVSGISLSDIQCLNSLRSLSVERCENIFSAQLDDNVALHSVQSLELEELSITGEEFSKALRSFPAISQLSIYKCKSLVLLPLEDGGGPWDLVMLQSFSASYCHKLFCRWPMGEVGGAQTIKPFPPSLRKLKIVEESSIKSMALLSNLTSLTYLELVDCEELTMDGFNPHITTNLKDLSIYDKQRISVGADVLSEVARDGLMHAGSFELEKLAVNSISALLGSPVCSHLAATLHTLQFRYDRWVETFTEEQEQALQLLTSLQDLQFSACSSLQSLPQQLRGLSSLRTLVIFGCEKIRSLPPKESLNASLSTIIVANCSPELTENAKNLKKSDTYSAKIIVCP, via the exons ATGGAGGCAGCTATTGAAACGGCGAGTTGGCTTCTCAGCAAGGCGCTTGCAAAGCTCTCGGACGAGCTGGTGGCCGCGTTCGTTGCCACCAGCTCCGAGCTCGGCCACAACTTCCAGAGCATGAAGCACTGGCTGTGGCACACGCAAGGGCTGCTACACGCAGCCCGGATCAGGGACATGAGCAACAACCCTGGTCCTGGCGTGCAGGGCTTGCTCGCGGAGCTAAGCAAGAAGGCAGATGAGGCCGAGGACTTGCTGGATGAAATCTGCTACTTCATGATCCAGGATCAACTCGACCACACCAGCGAGGCCACCATCCAGGACCCCGCCCCAAATATAGGCGATCTCGTCCGTGGTCGTGCTCGTGATGCTCACCATGCTCTTCGCCACACCATCGGTAACTGGCTTCCATACTTTTCAAATCCGGGTTCTGTCAACAGTAGTAGTAACACGTCccgcaaaaaacaaaaaacaaatagTAGTAGTAACCCACATCATGCAACCAACTCTGGTGGCACTGATGATGCTTGCCCCATCGACAGGCTATCTTTCGACAGAGTAGACATGTCCAACAGAATCAAGTCCATAATTGAGGAAATGAACTCTACATGTGAACATGTCTCCGACTTACTCAAAATTGCAAACCAAAGTAGCACTGCAATAACCACAACCCTCACCCTCAAAAGGCCAACCACGGGTTCAACAGTGGTGCAAGATAAGTTGTTTGGGAGGGGTGACATTTTTGATAAAACTGTAACTGCTCTTACCGGTGGCACATATCACACTGAAACCCTCTCTATTTTGCCTCTTGTTGGCCCTGGGGGTATAGGAAAGACAACCTTCACCCAACACTTGTACAGTGATGAAAAGATCATGACACACTTCACTGTCAAGGTATGGGTATGTGTCTCAACTGATTTTGATGTGCTTAACCTCACCCGGCAGATCCTTAGATGTGTACCTACAACAGAAAAAGAAGGAAACAAAATTGCAATCGAGACTGCCAATTTAGACCAGCTTCAAATATCCATTGCAGAGAGACTGAAGTCCACCAGGTTTTTAATTGTCTTGGATGATATTTGGAAATGCAGCAGCGAAGGTGACTGGAAAAACCTATTAGCTCCATTCACTAAGGGGGAAACCAAGGGTAGCATGATTCTTGTCACAACCCGGTTTCCATTAGTAGCACATATGGTGAAAACAACTGATCCAATAGAACTGCATGGTTTGGAGCCTAATGACTTCTTCACACTCTTTGAGTTTTCTATATTTGGTCATAGCAAACCCCGGGATTATGAAGATGACTTAATTGGTGTTGCAAAAGATATTGCAAAAAGACTAAAGGGTTCACCACTAGCAGCCAATACAATCGGTCAGTTATTGAGGAAAAACCTTTCTAAAGGATATTGGAAGGGAGTTCTTGAAAAAGATGAGTGGCAACACATGAAAAATGATGATGATATTATGCCATCTCTTAAAATTAGCTATGATTACCTTCCTTTCTATCTAAAAAAATGCTTTTCATACCTTGCCCTCTTCCCTGAAGATTATAAGTTTTATGATATAGAAATTACTCGTTTTTGGATTGCAGTAGGTATCATAAACTCTAGTTGCCAAAACGATAAAAATTACTTACAAGAGCTAGTGGATAATGGTTTTCTCATGAAGGGGTTTGATGGGTTTGGTGATCAATGTTATGTGATGCATGATTTATTCCATGAACTGTCTCGGAATGTTTCATCACAAGAATGTGTCAATATAAGTAGTTTATGTTTTAGTGCCGATGGCATCCCAAAATCTATTCGGCACTTATCAATCACCATAGAAGATATATATGGTGAAAGTTTTGAAGAAGAAATGGGTATACTAAAGAGAAGGGTAGACATTGGAAATTTGCGGACTTTGATGATTTTTGGGTTACATAATGCACGAGTAGATAATATTTTCAAAAGTACATTTGAAGAAATAAAGAGTCTGAGAGTTCTGTTTATAGGAATGAACACTCCACAATCTTTGCCAAATGGCTTTTCCAATCTTATCCACCTCCAATACCTTAATATTAGATCACCTTATATAGAAGAAATGAATTTACCTAGCTCATTATCTAGATTTTACCACTTGAAATTTTTGGACCTCGTATATTGGCATGGAAGTAAAAAATTGCCTAAAGACATTAACCGCCTGGTGAATCTACAACATTTCCACTCATCCAGAGAACTCCATTCCAATATTCCTGAGGTTGGAAAGATGAAGTGTTTACAGGAGCTAAAAGAATTCTATGTAAAGAAAGGGAGTGTTGGGTTTGAATTGAGAGAGCTGGGGGAATTGAGAGAGCTTGGAGGAAAACTCCGTATATGTAATCTTGGAATGATTGCATCCAAGGGAGAAGCTAGTGTTGCCAAACTGAAGAACAAAAGAAATATGAAAAAGTTGCGATTAATCTGGGGTCCACAACACCAGACTATACATGATGATGTTCTTGATGGTCTTGAACCACACCCTAATCTTTTGGTGCTTCATATAATAAATCCGGGTGTCGCCCCTTGTCCTAGCTGGCTGTGCGGCGATATTAGCACAAAAAGGTTAGAGTCTCTCCATCTGGAGAATGTATCTTGGAGTACACTTCCACCTTTTGAGCAGCTACCACACCTCACCAAGCTCACTTTGAAGAATATAGCTAGCATGCATTCTTTTGGGCCTGGCAATAATGGTGTTACAGAGACAAGTTTCATGCACCTGAAGACAATTGTGTTTGAGGATATGCCAGTACTCGTGGAGTGGGTTGGCGAACCTAATAGCCATTTGTATTCCAGGCTTGAAAGAATCAAATGTGCAGGTTGTCCCCTTCTCCGCTCATTTCCGTTCTTGGAGTACTCAAGTCGGTTTACAAACCTGTGTGAACTTGTTATTCATAACTGCCCTGAGCTGTCCCAGTTTCCCTCCATGCCTCACACCTCCACACTAACATCTCTGAGTGTGAGGAATGCTACCTCAAAGTTGTCATACAATGGAAAGGAATTCACTATCGGAGGGTATAATCATGATTTTTCCTTTGACAATATGGATAAAGTAGAGGTTATGGAAATTAGGGATGTATCAGGCATTTCGTTGTCAGACATCCAATGCCTAAACTCCTTGAGAAGTCTGAGTGTTGAAAGATGTGAAAACATTTTCTCTGCGCAACTGGATGACAATGTCGCCCTCCATTCAGTTCAGAGTCTTGAGCTAGAAGAATTAAGTATTACAGGAGAAGAGTTTTCAAAAGCCTTGAGGTCTTTTCCAGCTATTTCCCAGCTTAGTATCTACAAGTGCAAGAGCCTGGTTCTTCTGCCCTTGGAGGATGGAGGAGGACCGTGGGACCTGGTGATGCTCCAATCGTTTTCTGCATCATACTGTCACAAGTTGTTCTGTCGGTGGCCCATGGGAGAAGTAGGAGGAGCTCAGACCATCAAGCCTTTTCCTCCTTCCCTCAGGAAACTAAAGATTGTCGAAGAATCAAGCATAAAGTCAATGGCCCTACTCTCAAACCTCACTTCTCTCACCTATCTAGAGCTGGTAGATTGTGAAGAATTAACTATGGATGGGTTTAATCCTCACATCACAACCAACCTCAAGGATTTGTCTATCTATGACAAACAAAGGATCTCTGTAGGAGCGGATGTGCTGTCAGAGGTGGCAAGGGATGGACTGATGCATGCTGGTTCATTCGAACTGGAAAAGCTTGCGGTGAACAGCATCTCGGCGCTGCTTGGTTCTCCAGTTTGCAGCCACCTTGCCGCTACTCTCCACACATTACAGTTTCGATATGATCGGTGGGTAGAAACCTTCACGGAAGAGCAGGAGCAAGCCCTTCAGCTCCTCACCTCGCTCCAAGATCTACAGTTTAGTGCTTGCAGTAGTTTGCAGTCCCTACCACAACAATTGCGTGGCCTTTCTTCTCTCAGAACATTAgtgatctttgggtgtgaaaaaATCAGATCGCTGCCGCCCAAGGAGAGCCTCAACGCTTCACTAAGTACAATAATCGTGGCAAATTGCAGTCCCGAGTTAACTGAGAATGCCAAGAATTTGAAAAAATCAGACACATATTCAGCAAAAATAATTG TGTGCCCATGA